GCGCCGGCGCGGAAGACGACATCCCGTTATTGAGCACGTCTTCCACGGTCCTGGTCGTGCCGGCGTTCGGGCGCTCCGACTCCGCGCCGCAGGCGCAAAGCGTGAAAAGCGTCATCAGACAGAGCAATACGGAAACTGTTTTTTTCATTATTTACCTCCTTTTGCCGCGGCTCCGATGAGCCAGAACACAAAGAACGCCGCGATATCGACAGCGACGACGGTCGAGCCGACGGGCGTGCCCGCGACGATCGAGATCAGCATCCCGAGCAGCGCGCAGCCGACGGAAAGCGCCGCCGAGCAGAGCGTCACGGACTTGAAGCTCTTGAAAACGCGCATCGCGGAAAGCGCGGGGAATATCACCAGCGCGGAGATGAGCAGCGAGCCGACGAGGTTCATCGCCAGCACGATTATCACCGCGACGACGACCGCGATAAGCAGGTTATACAACCCGGCGCGCACTCCGGTCGCGCGCGCGAAGCTCTCGTCAAACGTCACGGAGAATATCTTGTTATAAAACAGTATGAACACCGCGACGACCGCGACCGAAAGCCCTATGCAGAGCCATACGTCCGTCGACGAAAGCGTCAGGATCGAGGTCGAGCCGAAAAGCGTCGTGCAGACGTCGCCGGAAAGGTTGCCCGAGGTCGAAAAGATATTCATCAGAAGATAGCCGATCGCGAGCGCGCCGACGGAGATCATCGCGACGGCGGCGTCGCCCTTTATC
This sequence is a window from Clostridia bacterium. Protein-coding genes within it:
- a CDS encoding metal ABC transporter permease; the protein is MFDKLALYLQYPFVRNALIVGVLIALCSSLLGVTLVLKRFSFIGDGLSHVAFGATAIAAVLKLTNNMPLVLGVTLISAVLLLRTGQRAKIKGDAAVAMISVGALAIGYLLMNIFSTSGNLSGDVCTTLFGSTSILTLSSTDVWLCIGLSVAVVAVFILFYNKIFSVTFDESFARATGVRAGLYNLLIAVVVAVIIVLAMNLVGSLLISALVIFPALSAMRVFKSFKSVTLCSAALSVGCALLGMLISIVAGTPVGSTVVAVDIAAFFVFWLIGAAAKGGK